The following proteins are encoded in a genomic region of Glycine soja cultivar W05 chromosome 17, ASM419377v2, whole genome shotgun sequence:
- the LOC114391869 gene encoding BRI1 kinase inhibitor 1-like gives METHHHHQHQKNTENDVQKQQHQIEEEVAPPPPQLRQQENTELDQIASSSPQSSTPSSPSQEFSFTISLHHSTLFPSDNSKNPPNSSSLALDLSPADDIFFHGHLLPLQLLSHLPSSPPRSSTNSMDSFPLPIRELLEDENHSIKDTSGSSNNSTSDSNNSSKRDQDNNNNIGKKVQGKSKFSFSLFGLTKGHKGYQDKEDKVKHKNKVRFDVIHAIKKYLRMVQPRMLFKGQREKIRPRGQCYSYSGNVTPKNYKLQDWRGQYSAPASMRTSPTNSGLLIATTPLPPASDSTMEELQAAIQAAIAHCKNSIAKEENLKC, from the coding sequence ATGGaaactcatcatcatcatcagcaCCAAAAGAACACAGAAAACGATGTACAAAAGCAACAACATCAAATTGAAGAAGAAgtagcaccaccaccaccacagtTAAGGCAACAAGAAAATACAGAACTAGACCAAATAGCATCATCATCACCACAATCTTCAACACCCTCTTCCCCTTCTCAAGAGTTTTCCTTCACAATCTCTCTTCACCACTCCACATTATTCCCATCTGATAACTCCAAAAACCCACCTAATTCATCATCTCTTGCACTTGATTTATCTCCTGCTGATGACATTTTCTTCCATGGTCACTTGCTCCCTCTACAACTCCTTTCACACCTTCCTTCTTCGCCGCCTCGCTCTTCGACCAATTCCATGGACAGCTTCCCCCTCCCCATCAGAGAGTTATTAGAAGATGAAAATCACTCCATTAAGGACACTAGTGGCAGCAGCAACAATAGCACCTCAGACAGCAATAACAGCAGCAAAAGAGACcaagacaacaacaacaacataggAAAAAAGGTACAAGGTAAGtccaaattttctttttcattatttgGATTAACCAAGGGCCACAAAGGGTACCAAGATAAGGAAGATAAAGTGAAGCACAAGAACAAGGTGAGGTTTGATGTGATCCATGCAATAAAAAAGTACTTGAGAATGGTCCAGCCTAGGATGCTTTTCAAAGGACAAAGAGAGAAAATTAGGCCCCGGGGACAGTGCTATTCTTATTCAGGAAATGTAACTCCGAAGAATTATAAGCTGCAGGATTGGAGAGGACAATATTCAGCACCGGCATCAATGAGGACTTCTCCTACAAACAGTGGTTTATTGATTGCAACCACGCCTCTTCCTCCTGCTAGTGACAGTACCATGGAAGAGTTGCAAGCAGCCATTCAAGCTGCAATTGCTCACTGCAAAAATTCAATTGCAAAAGAAGAGAATCTCAAGtgctga